The Akkermansia sp. RCC_12PD genome contains the following window.
CGTTCAACGCATAGCGTACCATCATCCGCGCCGGGGGAACGGAACCGAATCTTTCCACTCCCCCGCCCTGCCGGGCCAGATTGACTTCCGTATCCGTCACGGTCTGCGCTTTTTTGGAGAACATCAGGGCCAGCACCATGATGAATCCCGCACCCAGCAAATAACGCCAGTCCGCCGTCACGGGAGCCATCAGGCCGCCCATGGTCAGGGTGGAAAGGTCCATGCCTTGTGCAACGGCGGCGGAAGCGATTTCCATGGAGGACTGCCCCGCCATAAAAACGCCGATGAAGTTGACCAGGTCATTCCCGGCAAAGGAGAGAGCCAGGGCCATCGTACCGGCAAGCACCGCTATTTTCAAGATATTGACTTTGCAGAGGTTCTGGAGCACGGCCATCAGAACGGTCCAGAAAACAAAGCTGTAGCATACGTACAGCCAGATGTGTGCGTCCAGGTGGCGGATCATGTCCTTCGTGACCAGCGTGCTGCCTTTCAGCCCCTTGAATACGGCAAAATAGGTGATGGCCGTCAGGGCCACACCGCACCAGACGGCACCCAGGTATTTGAAGGATTTCCTGTAATTAAAGGAGAAGATGAGGCGGGAAATCCACATGACCGATATACCGCAGATGAACGCCACAAAGACGGAGGAGAAAATGCCGGAAATGATGGCCAGAGCCTTGGAGGAGTTGATATAGCTGGCCAGATCGCTGGCCATTCCAGGTTCTCCGGACCATATTTTGAACAGCGCCACAGCCACCGCACCCCCAAGCAATTCAAACACGATGGAAACCGTCGTGGATGTAGGAAGGCCGAAGGTGTTGAACACATCCAAAAGGATCACGTCCGTCAGCATCACCGCCAAAAAGATCAGCATGATGTCATGGAAGGTGAATTGGGCCGGCATAAATACCCCGCTCCTGGCAATTTCCATCATGCCGCTGGAAAACAGGGAGCCAATGATAATCCCCAGAGCGGCCACCAGGATAATAGTCCGGCGAGGGGCGGCCTTGGAACCGACAGCGGAGTTCAGGAAGTTGGCGGCGTCATTCGAGACGCCAACCACGAGGTCAAAGCAGGAGAGTACCAGCAGCAAGCCTATGATGAAGTAATAGATAGGGTCCATATGTGTAATAAACGGCCTTCTATTACCTGAACCCTTTCCGGCACTCCCGTTTTAAAGCGTGAACAATTCGTCACATTTGCAGTATATCCGCTTCATGATCGGGCATCGTGAACAGGTTCGTTCCCTTCCGTGATGAAATCTTACCATCCCCCGATGCTGTCCTGGGGGCTTCCCCCTTCTGCCGGGGAAAAGATGCCGACATGCGGGAACTTGTCCCCACAAAGGCACCGCCTCCCGCACGGATCCTGTTGGACCTGACGTTCATCGGCAGTTTCATCCTGAACATCGTCAGCCTGCTGTGGGGCGTCATGGAGATATTTTCCATAGAAAGCCTATCCTCCTGATCTTCATCCGGCATGAGACGGCACATGTGGAAGATCCGGAAAACCGCGGTTTCCTCCGGTCAAATGGAAAGAGGCTGATGCCGTTCAAATCCGGAAGACCATTTCTTTTCCATACAAAAAGGCTCTCCGGAAAACCGGAGAGCCTGAATGATTCGTCGCATTGTCCCGAAGAAACGGGGAGGGCTTACATCATGCCCATGCCGCCCATTCCTCCCATGCCGCCCATGTCGGGAGCGCCGCTGCCGCATCCGCAGCCCTTCTTCTCGGGCTTGTCGGCAATGACGCATTCCGTGGTAAGCAGGAGGCCGGCGATGGAAGCCGCGTTCTGCAGAGCGGAACGGGTCACCTTCGTCGGGTCCACCACACCGGCGGAAAGCAGGTCTTCGTACTTGTCCGTGGCCACGTTGTAGCCTTCGGCAGCCTTCTTCATGCCTTTCACCTTGGCGACGATGAGGGCGCCTTCGCGGCCGGCATTGCAGGCAAGCTGGCGGAGCGGAGCCTCCACCGCACGGTACACGATTTCCGCGCCGGTGTGTTCGTCCCCTTCCAGCTTCAGGCCATCAATGGCCTTCTGGGCACGGATCAGGGCTACGCCGCCGCCGGGCACGATGCCTTCTTCCACGGCCGCACGGGTCGCATGCAGGGCGTCGTCCACACGGGCCTTCTTTTCCTTCATTTCCGTCTCCGTAGCGGCACCCACATGGATGACGGCCACGCCGCCGGCCAGCTTGGCCAGGCGTTCCTGGAGTTTTTCACGGTCGTAGTCGGACGTGGTGTCCTTGATCTGATGGCGGATCTGGGAAATGCGGGCTTCAATGTCCGCGGACTTTCCTGCGCCTTCCACGATGACGGTTTCATCCTTGGAGACGGTGACGCGCTTGGCCTGACCGAGGTCTTCAATACCCACGTTTTCCAGCTTGATGCCGAGGTCTTCCGTGATGCATTTGCCGCCCGTCAGGATGGCGATGTCTTCCATCATGGCCTTGCGGCGGTCGCCGAAGCCGGGGGCCTTCACGGCACAGATGTTCAGCACACCGCGCAGACGGTTGACCACGAGGGTGGCGAGGGCTTCGCCTTCGATGTCTTCGGCAATGACCAGGAAGGGACGGCCGCTCTTGGCCACTTTTTCAAGCAACGGAAGGAAATCCTTCAAGTTGTTGATCTTCTTCTCGTGAATCAGGATGTAGGGGTTTTCCAGAACCGCTTCCATCGTTTCCGCGTTGGTCACGAAGTAGGGAGACAGGTAGCCCTTGTCAAACTGCATGCCTTCCACCACGTCCAGCGTGGTTTCAATGCCCTTGGCTTCTTCCACGGTGATGGTGCCGTCCTTGCCCACCTTGTCCATGGCTTCGGCAATGATATTGCCGATTTCATCGTCCCAGTTGGCGGAAACGGTAGCGACCTGGGCCACCTCCTTGCTGGAGTCAACGGGCTTGCTGATTTTCTTGAGTTCTTCCACCACGGCGTCGGAGGCCTTCATGATGCCCCTCTGAAGGGAAATCGGGTTGGCGCCGGCGGTGACGTTGCGCAGGCCTTCGCGGTAAATGCTTTCAGCCAGTACGGTGGCGGTGGTGGTGCCGTCACCGGCCACGTCGTTGGTCTTGGAAGAGACTTCGCGGACAAGCTGGGCGCCCATGTTTTCAAACGGGTCTTCCAGTTCGATTTCCTTGGCCACTGTCACACCGTCCTTGGTGATGAGGGGAGAGCCGAATTTCTTGTCGATCACCACGTTGCGACCGGCAGGGCCCAGCGTGCTCTTGACAGCCTTGGCGATCTGTTCCACGCCGCGGAGCAGCGCCTGGCGAGCGGTTTCATCAAATTGGATTTGTTTAGCCATAATATCAGGTTTTTAAAGATGTGTGTGAATAAATAAGGTTGGTTTAGCCGATGATGGCCAGAATGTCGTTTTCAGACAGAATCAGATAATCTTCTCCGTCCAGCTTGATTTCCGTACCGCCGTACTTGGAAATGAGAACCCGGTCGCCGGGCTTGACGGTGAATTCGATCAGGGCGCCTTTCTCGTCGCGGCCTCCGGTACCTACGGAGATCACTTCAGCTTCCTGCGGTTTTTCCTTGGCGGTGTCCGGCAGGAACAGACCGCCGGCGGTTTTGGTTTCAGCTTCAATGCGCTTGACCAGCACACGTTGTCCGAGGGGTTTGATGTTAGCCATAGTATGTTGTGTTTGTTTTATTGTAGATGAATATATGGATGTAATGTTCCGGAGGAGGGGGGAGGAGGATTTTCCCCACCCTCCGGAAAAGGTTTATTTGTCGTCGTCGACGATTTCGGCGTCCACCACGCGGCCTTTAGCCTTGCGGGGGCCGTCGGAAGCTTCTTCCTCAGGAGCGGCTCCCGGCATGGGGCCGGACGCACCGGCGGACTGCTGGGCGGCTTCCGCTGCCTTGTAAAGGGCTTCCAGTTTGGCTTCCAGGTCGCTCTTGCCGGACTTGATAGCCTCATAGTCCTTCCTGGAAATGGCTTCCTTCAACTTGGTCACCTTGCCTTCAATGTCGCTCTTGAGATCCGCGGGCAGCTTGTCGCCCATGTCTTTAAGCTGGCGTTCCACGGAGAAGCAAAGGGAGTCGGCCTGGTTGACGGTGTCAATTTCTTCGGCGCGCCTCTTGTCTTCTTCCGCATGGGCTTCCGCATCGCGCTTGGCGCGCTCGATTTCATCCTTGGAAAGGCCGCTGGAACCTTGAATGGAAATCTTCTGTTCCTTGCCGGTCCCCTTGTCCTTGGCGGAAACGTGCAGAATGCCGTTGGCGTCAATGTCGAAGGTAACTTCAATCTGAGGCACGCCGCGGGGAGCCGGAGAAATGCCGTCCAGTTTGAAGTTGCCGAGAAGCTTGTTGTCCTCAAACATTTTGCGTTCGCCCTGGCACACGCGGATATCCACGGCGGGCTGGTTGTCCGCAGCGGTGGAGAATACCTGGCTCTTACGCACGGGGATGGTCGTGTTGCGGTCGATCATCGGAGTGGCGATGCCGCCCATTGTTTCAATGGACAATGTCAGGGGAGTCACGTCCAGCAGCAGAACGTCATTCACGTCGCCCTGGAGGACGCCACCCTGAATAGCGGCGCCTACAGCCACCACTTCGTCCGGGTTCACGCCCTTGTGGGGTTCCTTGCCGGCCAGCGTATGGGCCATTTCCTGAACGGCGGGCATGCGGGTCATGCCGCCCACCAGCACCAGTTCATCAATGTCGCCGGTCTTCAGTCCGGAGGCGGAAATGCAGTCCAGCACGGGCTTGCGGGTGCGGTCCAGCAGGTCTTCCGTAAGCTGTTCCAGTTTGGGACGGCTCAGCGTCAGCTGAATATGCTTGGGGCCGGAAGCGTCCGCCGTGATGAACGGCAGGCTGATATCGTAGCTCTGGGTGGAGGAAAGGGCAATCTTGGCCTTTTCAGCCTCTTCCTTGATACGCTGGATGGCGTCCGGCTGATTGGAAAGATCCATGCCGGAATCCTTCTTGAACTCATCCATGATCCAGGAAATGATCGCGTTGTCCCAGTCGTCGCCGCCCAGGTGGGTATCGCCGTCGGAAGCTTTTACTTCGAAGACGCCGTCGCCGATTTCCAGCACGGAAATATCGAAGGTGCCGCCGCCAAGGTCATAAACGGCGATGTTTTCATTGGACTTCTTGTCCAGGCCGTAGGCCAGGGCCGCAGCGGTCGGTTCGTTAATGATGCGGCGCACCTTCAGCCCGGCGATTTCACCGGCGGCCTTGGTCGCGTTGCGCTGGGCGTCGTTGAAATAGGCGGGGACGGTGATCACGGCTTCCGTGATAGTTTCGCCCAGTTTGGATTCCGCATCGGCCTTCAGCTTGGCCAGCACCATGGAAGCGATTTCCTGGGGTGAGAAAGTTTTCTTTTCACCGCCCACTTCCACGCGGATGTAAGCATCCCCGTTGGGAGCTTCCACAATTTCATAAGGAACCTTTTTATCCTCGTCCGTCAACTCGCTGTACTTGCGGCCGATCAGACGCTTGGAGGAAAACACGGTGTTCTTCGGATTGGTTACCGCCTGGCGTTTGGCGGCCTGCCCCACGAGACGTTCACCGCTTTTGGTGAAGGCCACAATGGAGGGAGTGGTGCGCGCACCTTCGCTGTTTTCAAGAACGGTCGCCTGACCGCCTTCCATCACAGCCATGCACGAGTTGGTCGTGCCCAAGTCAATTCCTAATATTTTAGCCATATCGTTATGTTAGATTGTTTTAAATGGATTCCGTTGAGATTTGATCTCCCTATGACCTGAAGTGTCATACAGGTAAACTCATGTTCTTGTCTTCCTTGATGCAAATGCCATGCCAGCCCCGTCCAAATGGAAAGAAAATAAAATAATCTACTGTAAATCAAATATGTATATATTTTACAACTTCTTCATACATTCCGCTGGCATGCCCAAAAGCGACATTTTGTCACACCAAAACAGTGACAAAATGTCCCACCCGGTCACTTTGTCCCATGTGTGGCGGATGCCCACTCCGCATTTCCTCCGGCGGAATTGACGGAACCACAGCATTCCCCATACGCCAGGCGCTTCATGAAATCCTTGTAAAGCAGCGTTTCCATCCGGCCGTCGGTATATTCCACCACCGCACTCATGGTTTCCACCCAGTCTCCGCAATTCAGATAGCGTATATCCCCCACCATGGCGTCCGCCGGATGGTGCACATGCCCGGCGATGATCCCTTCGCACTGTCTTTTGACCGCCAGATTCTGAAGCTGTTCCTCATACTTGCCGATGAAATTGACGGCGGATTTCACCTTTCCCTTGATGGCGCGGGAAACGGAATAATACTCCTTGCCGCGCCAGGCACGGTACCTGTTGTACAGACGGTTGACCATCAGCAGCACGTCATAGCCCAGAGAGCCGAGCACCGCCAGCCACCGGTGATTGGTGGAAATGGCGTCAAACCCGTCGCCGTGCACGCACAGGTAACGGCGGCCGTCCGCCGCCCCGTGAACATATTCCTTGGCGATGTGCAGCCGCCCCAGGGCGAAGGGAAGAAACCGCTCCAGAACGTCATCGTGATTCCCGCGCAGGTACAGTACTTCCATGTCCTCCTGTTCCATCTTCTTCAACAGAGTGCGGATAAAACGCGTATGCCGCCTGCGCCAGCGGCTGCCGCGGGAAAGAGCCCAGGCATCCACAATGTCCCCCACCAGCACGATCTTTTCCGCCCGGATATGCTTCAGGAACCTGCGGCATTCGTCCGCCCTGGAATCCTTGGTCCCCAAGTGAATATCGGAAAGAAACACCGTACGGCACTCCAGCACCGCACCGCATGGGGGACGCGCGCATCCCGCGCCGTTCTCCTCACAGGCTACGGAAGCAAGAATTTCCTCAAACCGGTCGCAGACGGCGTCCCAGGTTCTGAAACGGACGGCCTGCCGCCCCTGTTCTCCCAGCCTGCGGACCAGCTCCGCCTCCTGAAGCAGGCGGCGCATGGCCGCATAAAAGCCCTCCACATCCCCCTTCTCCGCCTGCAGGCCGTTCACACCGTTGAGTACTACATCTGCGGACGCGGCATAACGGTAGCTCACTGTTGCCAGCCCGCTGGCCATTCCTTCCAGCAACACGTTGCCGAATGTTTCCGTCTCACTGGCAAACAGAAGCACGTCCATTGCCGCGTAATGCCGTGCCAGGTCCTCCCCGCTGCGGACGCCACAAAACACGGCGTCCGGAAATTCGCTGCGCAAGCCGTTCATCATGGGGCCGTCCCCCACCACAACCATTTTCATTCCGCGGTCCGGGAACTCCCGCTGAAGGCGGGTATAAAGGCTCAAAACCGTAACCAGGTTCTTTTCCCGGGCCAGGCGCCCCACCACTCCGAACACAATTTCATCCCGCCAGACGCCCCAGGACTGGCGCAGGGAAATATCCCTCTTTTCGGGGTCAAACAGAACCGTATCTACACCGCGTCCCATGACGGCCAGACGTTCAAAACCAAGTCCGCTCAGGGAAATGAGCATTTCTTCCGTCGGTACCACGGTCAATCTGGCCCGATTATGCAATTTGCGCAGGTAATTCAGAGCGGCATTTTCCAACCCTGAAAAATTGTAATTCTTCATGTACTGGTGAAAATTGGTGTGGAACCCCATCACCACGGGAATTTCCAGCGCCCTCGCCGCCTTGGACGCAGACGCGCCCATGGGGCTTTCCGTGGCAACATACACCACATCCGGTCTCTTCCTCAACCACCGGGAACGAAACCTGTCGACGGAAGGCAGCCCTATCTTCACTTCATGGTAAATGGGAAGGGACAGGGACGGCATGACCGTCTCGCCCGTCATGGATGCGCTCCCTCGTTCGGATGCCCTCAGAACATGCACCAGATGGCCCCGGGCCTTCAGATCCTTCACCAGGCGCCCGAGAGTCATGGCCACGCCATTTACGTCCGGCTCATAGGTATCCGTCACCAAATCAATTCTCATGCCCCGGTACCATGAACCGGAGCACCTGGTCAAACAAGCCGGACAGCGAAACAAAATCGTCACCAGCCATCGTTGTCCGGCCTGTACACCGAACTGAAAAACGACTTGATGGCGACCGCCTTTTTTCCCGTTTCCCACAACATTCAGTTGCCTTAAACCGTGTTGATATCTGACAACAAACCACATAAACGATTGTCTGACGGAAACGCGCATTATAAATCCGCAGTCAATCAAAAATTTTAAGAAAAAACGATTTCCTGCGCAAAAAAGAACACGAATCTTCATAAATAACGGCCAGCGTCCTCACAGGCGATTCAACTATTATCCGTTGACAGTATGTCGTATGGGACAACCATTCCACCATTGCGAACGGGCGGCGGATTTATAATCCGCCAAGCTTCCGCTACATGCCAACCCGTTAAAAACCGAATATATGAATAATGGGCAATATTTTTCTGAAAAAAAACAATCACCGTTAATCGCAGGCTAGAGCGTTTTCATACAAGGATGCAAAACTTCCATTCTCTGGAAAAGACCTGACAGATTTTCTAACAAAATAAATAACTGACTGTATACAATAACATTCCAATCACACATAACAAAAACATTCCACAGACTCCGGATTAGTAATCCGGCGTCAATATTAGTTTTTCATATCAAGTATATTTCTCCAATTCAATCCATTATTATCCCGAATGAAGACCAAATGGAACATATCTGTTAGATGATAACATAATTTCTTGAAAATAATCATAGTCCGTCTTATTTTACTTCTGTTGTGTATTTCAGCCGGATTACTAATTCGCTATTGAAATGAACAACAATCCCAATCCCATCACACCCCAATGAAACCTATAGCCTATTACAGCTATGCAGCTGCATTGTGCACACCCTTCTGCTGCCATGCCTCGCCGCTTTACGGCCCTTTGGAAGCAGGAATGCAGGAATCCCAATTGCTGAGTTCCCTGAAATCCTGCAAATCCCTTGAAGGCCCCGGTACGGACGCCTACTTGAGCCGGACCGGACTCAACGGGGCCTTCAAAACGAAAAAGCCCATCGGCGGACTCTACTTTTCCCTTCACTTTGACTACGACAAAGAGGGGGCGCTGAGATCCGTTTCCTTCTATTCCAACTCAAAAGTGAGCAAGGATAAATACGATACGCGCCTAAAATCCCTGTATAAGCGCATGCTGAACGGACTGACGGGGCTTTACGGACCGCCCATGAACATGCCGGACTGGATTGAAAAGGATTCCCTCCCGGCTGAGCGGGTCATGTACATGCACATGTGGCGCATCCAGCCGGGCTGTTTTCTGATGTCCGGCCTGGCAAACGCGGGAGCCTCCGGCTACATGCCCATCTTCCGCTTTTCCCCGCCCTCCGGCATGCCGCCCAAATCCAAAAAGGACCGGGACAAGCTGAAATCCGAATGGGCAGCCATTCCGGAATTCTACGAATTCGCGAAAGCCGAGAGATTCCTCTCCAATGCCGTATTCGCCATGTCCCACAAAAAGCATCCGGAAGCCCTCCAGCATTTCCAGAAAGCCGCCGACCTCGGCAGCCCCAACGGTTACTGGGGACTGGCCCATCTTTACCGAGTAGGAACGGACGGAGTGGAAAAAAATATGCAACTTGCCGAGGAATACACGAGAAAAGCCGCCCTGGCAGGGTTTGCCCGTGCAGCCATGAAATATGGAGACACATGGGAAAAAGCCTGCAAGGCCCTCGACTTCAATAAAGCGGAAGCCACGGAATGGATCAACCGGAACAAGCGCGCCGCCAGAGCCGGCTATGCATCCGAACAGTACAACGTGGGAATCATGTACCAGCATGGATTTGGCGTGGAACGCAACCTGGACACGGCAAGGGAATGGCTGCAGAAAGCGGCGGACCAGGGCCATGTTCAGGCACAGGCGGCATTGAAAAAACTTCCGGAAGCTCCGGCAGGAGAACCATTGTTAATCTAATCATTTCCCAACAAACACACCCATAAAAAGCCGGCTGCCGCATCATTGACGGCTCACGCAGCCGCTCCGGCAATTCCCTATGAAAACCATGGAACCGGCAGGGAAGCGGGTCATCCGCTTCCCTGCTGAAATCCGGAACGGAAAATTGCCGCCAGGAATGGCGCTTTCAACCGTCCCGTCCTCAGCAAATCCTCGGAAGCTGCATGCCGGATGGCATGCCAAGTACCCGCTCCACGCCCAGTCTGCCCTTCATCAGCAGGGGAGCCGCCCCGAACTCCTCCGCCTGGCCAACCAGACAGGCCCCGGAGGAAACGCTGCAACTGCGCATCAGGCGCAACGCCTCATCTTCATATTCTCCGGGCAAAATCGCGAGATAACGCCCTTCGCACGCCACTTGCAGCGGGTCCAATCCCAGCAGGCCGCACGCAGCCCTCACGTCATCCCGGACCGGAATGGACATTTCATCCAGCTTCACTGTGAGCCCGGAAGCCTCTGCAATCTCTGAAAGAGTGGCCGTCAAACCGCCGCGGGTCACGTCCCTCAGGCAATGCACGGGAATCCCGGCACGGATCAGCGCGGCTACGGACTCATGAAGAGGCGCCGAATCACTGCACAAATCTTCGCCAAAGGACAACCCCGACCGCAGGCCCATGATCGTCATGCCGTGCCTGCCCAAATCCCCGCTCAGCAGAACGACATCCCCCGGACGCACGGAGGCAGGGCTGATCTCCAAATCATGCGGCACCGCTCCCACCCCGGCGGTATTGATATAAATACCATCGCCCTTTCCCCGTTCCACCACCTTCGTATCCCCTGTGACGATACGAACGCCCGCCAGACGGGCAGCCTCAGCCATGGAGCGTACCACTCTGTTCAGGACATCCAGGGAAAGCCCCTCCTCCAGAATGAACCCCGCCGTCAGGTACAGCGGTTCCGCGCCGCTCATGGCCAAATCATTCACCGTCCCGTGAACGGCCAGGGAGCCGATATTGCCGCCGGGAAACTCCAGGGGCTGCACCACGAAGCTATCCGTTGTCACCGCCAGACGCCCTGCAGGAAAAGGCAACACGGAGGAATCATTCTGCACGCTGCCGGACGGAGAACCGAAAGCCTCCAGAAACACGGAGCGGATCAGGTCATTCATCAGGCGGCCACCGCCGCCGTGAGCCATCTGGATGCGGTCGGAAACGGATTCTGGAACAGGACACTCAAACATAAGAAATAAAATCAGCTCCTTTTATAGCGGTAATAGGCCGCACAGGCCCCTTCCCCGGACACCATGGGAGCCCCCAGCGGATTCAGCGGCGTACAAGAAGAAGCGAAATGGGGGCATTCCACCGGCTTCAGCAAACCGCGCAGCACCTGCCCGGCCATGCAGCCGGAAGCCTCATCCGCCGTGCCGTCACAGGCGCGGCAGTCAAAACGGACGGAAGCATCCATATGCCGCCATTCCGATCGCACCTTCATGCCGCCGTCCGGTATCAGCCCCAGCCCGCGCCAATGACGATCCTCCGTTTCAAAAACATCTTCCATCCGCCTTTTGGCGGCTGGATTCCCTTCCGGCCTTGCGTAACGCCGGTAGGCATTCCGGACTCCATGCTCCCCGGCCTCAAGCTGACGGACGCACATTAGAATGCCGTGGAGCAGGTCCGTTCCTTCAAACCCGGTAACCGTCATCGGCACCCGGTAGCGCTCGGCAAGACGCCCGTAATCCTTCTCCCCCGTCACGGCGCAAACATGTCCAGGAGCCAGGAAGCCATCCGGCCTTCCTTCCTGCTGGTCCATCAGCCATTCCAGGGCGGGAGGCACCAGAACATGGGCGCAAAGCACGGAAAAATTGGCATACCCCAGGGCACGCGCCTGCTGCATGGCCAGCGCCGTAGCCGGAGCGGTAGTCTCAAAACCCACGGCAAAAAACACCACGTCCAGACCGGGATTGGCCCCCGCCAGCGCAACAGCCTCCAGCGGAGAATACATCAGCCGGACATCCCCGCCGCACGCCTTGGCGGACAGCAAATCCCCGTGGGAACCAGGAACCCTCATCATATCGCCGTAACTGCACACAGCCACACCAGGCTTGAGACTCAGCTCCACGGCCCGGTCAATCAAATCCACGGAGGTGACGCAGACCGGGCAGCCGGGGCCGTGAATCAGGCGCAGCTCCGGCGGAAGCAATTCTTCCAGTCCCAGGGAAGCGATCGCATGCGTCTGGCCGCCGCACACTTCCATCACCGCCCACGGGCGCGTAACGGCATGATTCAGGTCATCAAGCAGTTGATAAACTTCCTCCTGCATAAATTCGACGAGCAAATCTTCCTGTTATCCGGATGAAACGGCCCTCACACGGGTTCGGAATTCTCCACGATCTCGCGCATCTCCCTCCTTGTCTCAA
Protein-coding sequences here:
- the groL gene encoding chaperonin GroEL (60 kDa chaperone family; promotes refolding of misfolded polypeptides especially under stressful conditions; forms two stacked rings of heptamers to form a barrel-shaped 14mer; ends can be capped by GroES; misfolded proteins enter the barrel where they are refolded when GroES binds), which encodes MMAKQIQFDETARQALLRGVEQIAKAVKSTLGPAGRNVVIDKKFGSPLITKDGVTVAKEIELEDPFENMGAQLVREVSSKTNDVAGDGTTTATVLAESIYREGLRNVTAGANPISLQRGIMKASDAVVEELKKISKPVDSSKEVAQVATVSANWDDEIGNIIAEAMDKVGKDGTITVEEAKGIETTLDVVEGMQFDKGYLSPYFVTNAETMEAVLENPYILIHEKKINNLKDFLPLLEKVAKSGRPFLVIAEDIEGEALATLVVNRLRGVLNICAVKAPGFGDRRKAMMEDIAILTGGKCITEDLGIKLENVGIEDLGQAKRVTVSKDETVIVEGAGKSADIEARISQIRHQIKDTTSDYDREKLQERLAKLAGGVAVIHVGAATETEMKEKKARVDDALHATRAAVEEGIVPGGGVALIRAQKAIDGLKLEGDEHTGAEIVYRAVEAPLRQLACNAGREGALIVAKVKGMKKAAEGYNVATDKYEDLLSAGVVDPTKVTRSALQNAASIAGLLLTTECVIADKPEKKGCGCGSGAPDMGGMGGMGGMGMM
- the dnaK gene encoding molecular chaperone DnaK, producing MAKILGIDLGTTNSCMAVMEGGQATVLENSEGARTTPSIVAFTKSGERLVGQAAKRQAVTNPKNTVFSSKRLIGRKYSELTDEDKKVPYEIVEAPNGDAYIRVEVGGEKKTFSPQEIASMVLAKLKADAESKLGETITEAVITVPAYFNDAQRNATKAAGEIAGLKVRRIINEPTAAALAYGLDKKSNENIAVYDLGGGTFDISVLEIGDGVFEVKASDGDTHLGGDDWDNAIISWIMDEFKKDSGMDLSNQPDAIQRIKEEAEKAKIALSSTQSYDISLPFITADASGPKHIQLTLSRPKLEQLTEDLLDRTRKPVLDCISASGLKTGDIDELVLVGGMTRMPAVQEMAHTLAGKEPHKGVNPDEVVAVGAAIQGGVLQGDVNDVLLLDVTPLTLSIETMGGIATPMIDRNTTIPVRKSQVFSTAADNQPAVDIRVCQGERKMFEDNKLLGNFKLDGISPAPRGVPQIEVTFDIDANGILHVSAKDKGTGKEQKISIQGSSGLSKDEIERAKRDAEAHAEEDKRRAEEIDTVNQADSLCFSVERQLKDMGDKLPADLKSDIEGKVTKLKEAISRKDYEAIKSGKSDLEAKLEALYKAAEAAQQSAGASGPMPGAAPEEEASDGPRKAKGRVVDAEIVDDDK
- a CDS encoding tetratricopeptide repeat protein — its product is MKPIAYYSYAAALCTPFCCHASPLYGPLEAGMQESQLLSSLKSCKSLEGPGTDAYLSRTGLNGAFKTKKPIGGLYFSLHFDYDKEGALRSVSFYSNSKVSKDKYDTRLKSLYKRMLNGLTGLYGPPMNMPDWIEKDSLPAERVMYMHMWRIQPGCFLMSGLANAGASGYMPIFRFSPPSGMPPKSKKDRDKLKSEWAAIPEFYEFAKAERFLSNAVFAMSHKKHPEALQHFQKAADLGSPNGYWGLAHLYRVGTDGVEKNMQLAEEYTRKAALAGFARAAMKYGDTWEKACKALDFNKAEATEWINRNKRAARAGYASEQYNVGIMYQHGFGVERNLDTAREWLQKAADQGHVQAQAALKKLPEAPAGEPLLI
- a CDS encoding inorganic phosphate transporter, which codes for MDPIYYFIIGLLLVLSCFDLVVGVSNDAANFLNSAVGSKAAPRRTIILVAALGIIIGSLFSSGMMEIARSGVFMPAQFTFHDIMLIFLAVMLTDVILLDVFNTFGLPTSTTVSIVFELLGGAVAVALFKIWSGEPGMASDLASYINSSKALAIISGIFSSVFVAFICGISVMWISRLIFSFNYRKSFKYLGAVWCGVALTAITYFAVFKGLKGSTLVTKDMIRHLDAHIWLYVCYSFVFWTVLMAVLQNLCKVNILKIAVLAGTMALALSFAGNDLVNFIGVFMAGQSSMEIASAAVAQGMDLSTLTMGGLMAPVTADWRYLLGAGFIMVLALMFSKKAQTVTDTEVNLARQGGGVERFGSVPPARMMVRYALNASRVVEKIMPASVGKFIEKRFQPVPEGPDNGASFDLIRASVNLTVAALLISLATSLKLPLSTTYVTFMVAMGSSLADKAWGRDSAVYRITGVITVISGWFFTAFAAFAMCCMVAACIVYGGVFGIIAMCALAAYLLLKSARLHRKRTQAAELVKGRNYADASSLSRYNEEIIELMKRMAEIYEMNLEALNVEDRKRLKKLRKESRGIRRSLGDKMAMEVMPVVRELRDGEADRGKRHVQMVEYATSVFESLSNITTASHAYIDNNHEGLDMEYIEDLRKMNNRVSSLYPRFRDMMETNDYSGLDECLDGIDALDEEFAEAVKRQIILRTENVSDMRRTLLYLNLLNETRTMIRKVLLLAKIQKKFVLGC
- the groES gene encoding co-chaperone GroES, whose protein sequence is MANIKPLGQRVLVKRIEAETKTAGGLFLPDTAKEKPQEAEVISVGTGGRDEKGALIEFTVKPGDRVLISKYGGTEIKLDGEDYLILSENDILAIIG
- a CDS encoding glycosyltransferase, which encodes MRIDLVTDTYEPDVNGVAMTLGRLVKDLKARGHLVHVLRASERGSASMTGETVMPSLSLPIYHEVKIGLPSVDRFRSRWLRKRPDVVYVATESPMGASASKAARALEIPVVMGFHTNFHQYMKNYNFSGLENAALNYLRKLHNRARLTVVPTEEMLISLSGLGFERLAVMGRGVDTVLFDPEKRDISLRQSWGVWRDEIVFGVVGRLAREKNLVTVLSLYTRLQREFPDRGMKMVVVGDGPMMNGLRSEFPDAVFCGVRSGEDLARHYAAMDVLLFASETETFGNVLLEGMASGLATVSYRYAASADVVLNGVNGLQAEKGDVEGFYAAMRRLLQEAELVRRLGEQGRQAVRFRTWDAVCDRFEEILASVACEENGAGCARPPCGAVLECRTVFLSDIHLGTKDSRADECRRFLKHIRAEKIVLVGDIVDAWALSRGSRWRRRHTRFIRTLLKKMEQEDMEVLYLRGNHDDVLERFLPFALGRLHIAKEYVHGAADGRRYLCVHGDGFDAISTNHRWLAVLGSLGYDVLLMVNRLYNRYRAWRGKEYYSVSRAIKGKVKSAVNFIGKYEEQLQNLAVKRQCEGIIAGHVHHPADAMVGDIRYLNCGDWVETMSAVVEYTDGRMETLLYKDFMKRLAYGECCGSVNSAGGNAEWASATHGTK